From the genome of Populus alba chromosome 10, ASM523922v2, whole genome shotgun sequence, one region includes:
- the LOC118043109 gene encoding 18.1 kDa class I heat shock protein, whose translation MSLLHSLLNHNSLFDPFRGFLIENSETQMDWKETPHAHVFEIDLPGLTKEDVKIEVHEGTVLQISTAERKEEAEEKGDKWHCKERSRGGFSRRFRLPENAKLDEIKASMHDGVLVVTVPKDELKTKPKNKAVEISGDDGEKHVSRGLGRFVCCKA comes from the coding sequence atgtCTCTCCTTCACTCTCTCTTGAACCATAACAGCTTGTTCGATCCATTTCGGGGTTTCTTGATCGAAAACTCAGAGACCCAAATGGACTGGAAGGAAACTCCTCATGCCCATGTATTCGAGATCGATCTTCCTGGCCTTACAAAAGAGGACGTGAAGATTGAAGTTCATGAGGGGACAGTGCTTCAAATAAGTACtgcagagagaaaagaagaagccgAGGAGAAAGGAGACAAGTGGCACTGCAAAGAGAGGTCACGTGGTGGGTTTTCAAGGAGGTTTCGATTGCCTGAAAATGCTAAACTTGATGAGATTAAGGCGTCAATGCATGATGGGGTTCTTGTGGTGACAGTGCCTAAAGATGAACTGAAAACGAAGCCTAAAAACAAGGCCGTGGAAATTTCTGGAGATGATGGTGAAAAACATGTTTCCAGGGGATTAGGTCGTTTTGTTTGCTGCAAGGCTTAA
- the LOC118043107 gene encoding metacaspase-4 produces the protein MTKKALLIGCNYPGTKAELKGCINDVKRMYQCLVDRYGFSEDNITILIDTDDSYTQPTGRNVRQALKDLVRSAEPGDSLFVHYSGHGTRLPAETGEDDDTGYDECIVPCDMNLITDDDFRDFVDQVPEGCRITVVSDSCHSGGLIDETKEQIGESTRRQEEEEEEKEGSSGFGFKSFLKQTVKDAFESRGVRIPSGLHPSRHVKEEDFDDRAVEGDYGEREYVKSRSLPLSTLIEILKQKTGKDDIDVGKLRPALFDVFGEDASPKVKKFMKVIMDKLQLGDGESGGGGLFGMVGNLAQEFLKQKLEHNEGYAQPALETEVGSKQEVYAGATKRALPDGGILISGCQTDQTSADASPGGNSAEAYGALSNAIQTILGEADADISNQELVLRARKILKKQGFTQRPGLYCGDHHVEAPFVC, from the exons ATGACAAAGAAGGCATTGTTGATAGGATGCAACTACCCAGGAACAAAAGCTGAGCTCAAAGGCTGCATAAATGATGTCAAGAGGATGTACCAGTGTCTTGTTGATCGTTATGGTTTTTCTGAAGATAACATAACTATCTTGATAGACACGGATGATTCCTACACACAACCAACTGGGAGAAACGTGCGCCAGGCGCTGAAGGATCTGGTTCGCTCTGCCGAGCCTGGAGACTCGTTGTTTGTCCACTATAGCGGACATGGGACAAGGTTGCCTGCTGAAACTGGAGAGGATGATGATACTGGTTACGATGAGTGCATTGTCCCTTGTGATATGAATCTTATCACTG ATGATGATTTCAGAGATTTTGTGGATCAGGTCCCAGAAGGTTGCCGTATAACAGTTGTATCTGATTCATGCCATAGTGGTGGCCTCATTGATGAGACTAAAGAGCAGATAGGGGAGAGCACAAGGCGtcaagaggaggaggaggaagagaaggAGGGGTCTTCTGGGTTTGGATTTAAAAGTTTCTTGAAACAGACCGTGAAAGATGCATTTGAATCTCGTGGAGTTCGCATTCCTTCTGGATTGCACCCCAGCCGGCATGTCAAGGAGGAAGATTTTGATGACAGAGCAGTTGAAGGAGACTATGGTGAGCGAGAGTACGTGAAAAGTAGATCTCTGCCTCTCTCAACTCTCATAGAAATACTCAAGCAAAAGACTGGTAAAGATGACATTGATGTTGGGAAGCTGAGGCCAGCCCTTTTTGATGTCTTTGGAGAAGATGCAAGCCCTAAGGTGAAGAAGTTCATGAAGGTTATCATGGATAAACTCCAACTTGGTGATGGGGAAAGTGGAGGTGGTGGACTCTTTGGAATGGTTGGGAATCTTGCCCAGgaatttctcaaacaaaaactGGAGCATAACGAGGGGTATGCACAGCCTGCCCTCGAGACTGAGGTGGGTAGCAAGCAGGAAGTTTATGCTGGAGCAACTAAGCGTGCACTACCAGATGGTGGGATTTTGATCAGTGGCTGCCAAACTGACCAAACTTCTGCTGATGCCAGCCCTGGAGGGAATTCAGCCGAGGCATATGGAGCTCTTAGCAATGCCATCCAGACTATACTTGGGGAGGCGGATGCTGACATTTCTAATCAGGAGCTTGTTTTGAGGGCCAGGAAGATTCTGAAGAAGCAGGGTTTCACTCAGCGACCTGGCCTCTACTGCGGCGACCATCATGTTGAAGCTCCATTTGTGTGCTGA
- the LOC118043108 gene encoding peroxidase 7, with protein MPVLTGDQKSNMKWWFCTFLLLVQFEVYMVSAILPQKPVKDLVKPLGVPSILSPQDFLSLSYYQKTCPAAEQIIHRKMKAWFLKDYTLAASIIRLHFHDCAIRGCDASILLNHRNSERRAYASKTLRGFQVIDDIKAELERKCPRTVSCADILTAAARDATLLVGGPFWEVPFGRKDGKTSIAKEADLVPQGRENVTALIDFFRERGLSLLDLVVLSGSHTIGRSSCHSFLHRLANYKGTGRPDPTLDRQYLRNLTRSCKWSSNLVNLDVTTPKTFDVEYYSNLGKKKGLLSTDQELYSDPRTAPFVSAFTDQQPDLFFNQFAVSMVNLGNILVHTAPNESEIRLDCNYVNPARSKKANPPRRH; from the exons ATGCCAGTGCTGACAGGAGATCAAAAAAGCAACATGAAGTGGTGGTTTTGCACCTTTCTCCTCCTTGTTCAGTTTGAGGTGTACATGGTGTCAGCCATATTGCCACAGAAACCTGTCAAAGATTTAGTTAAGCCTCTGGGAGTACCGTCGATCTTGTCTCCTCAAGATTTCCTGTCTCTTAGCTACTATCAAAAAACTTGCCCTGCTGCTGAACAAATAATTCACCGAAAAATGAAAGCTTGGTTTCTAAAGGATTACACCTTGGCAGCTAGCATCATTCGCTTGCACTTCCATGATTGCGCTATTAGG GGATGTGATGCTTCGATCTTGTTGAACCATCGAAATAGTGAAAGGAGAGCTTATGCTAGCAAGACACTGAGAGGTTTCCAAGTGATTGATGATATTAAAGCAGAGCTTGAGAGGAAGTGTCCAAGAACTGTCTCATGCGCGGACATTCTCACAGCCGCGGCTAGAGATGCCACTCTTCTAGTTGGAGGTCCATTCTGGGAAGTCCCATTTGGGCGTAAAGATGGAAAAACTTCCATTGCCAAAGAGGCTGACCTTGTTCCTCAGGGCCGCGAAAATGTCACAGCTCTGATTGATTTCTTCCGGGAAAGAGGATTGAGCCTTCTTGATTTGGTTGTTCTCTCAGGTTCACACACAATTGGAAGGAGCAGTTGCCATTCATTCCTGCACAGACTCGCTAACTATAAGGGAACTGGCAGGCCTGATCCTACCCTTGACAGACAATACTTGAGGAACTTGACGAGAAGTTGCAAATGGAGTTCTAACTTGGTCAATCTAGATGTAACAACTCCAAAGACTTTTGACGTGGAGTACTACAGCAACCTCGGCAAGAAAAAGGGATTGTTGTCAACAGATCAAGAACTCTACTCGGATCCAAGAACTGCGCCGTTCGTTTCAGCATTCACAGATCAGCAGCCGGACCTTTTCTTTAATCAGTTTGCAGTGTCAATGGTGAATCTTGGAAACATTCTTGTCCATACTGCTCCGAATGAAAGCGAAATCAGACTGGACTGTAATTATGTTAATCCCGCACGTAGCAAAAAGGCCAATCCACCACGACGCCATTAA